A genomic stretch from Candidatus Methanomassiliicoccus intestinalis Issoire-Mx1 includes:
- a CDS encoding GNAT family N-acetyltransferase has protein sequence MEEDYPALEKLIIDTWRFDKLFNNPTDTSYLAKLYLKNCLQNNTYAKVAVSEGTVVGAIMGRNNSSAKKPSLNEALSWVGDAAKLRLSKSGRQVCELFKDFEELSEELLAQCRQIFDGELAFFAVDPDFRGLDIGKNLLQTFISYLVSEGAHTLYVFTDSTYNSTFYEENGFIKIGEKTKDLQPLIDASLSMCIYSYEF, from the coding sequence ATGGAAGAAGATTATCCTGCATTAGAAAAGCTTATCATCGATACATGGAGGTTCGATAAACTATTCAATAATCCGACTGATACTTCTTACCTCGCCAAGCTCTATTTGAAAAATTGTCTTCAAAACAACACATACGCTAAAGTGGCAGTCAGCGAGGGTACTGTAGTCGGAGCAATCATGGGCAGAAACAATAGTTCTGCAAAGAAACCTTCGCTTAATGAAGCATTGTCATGGGTCGGCGATGCTGCTAAGTTGAGACTATCCAAATCTGGACGGCAAGTCTGTGAATTATTCAAGGATTTTGAAGAACTGAGTGAAGAATTATTGGCGCAGTGCCGTCAGATATTTGACGGTGAACTGGCTTTCTTTGCAGTAGACCCAGATTTTCGTGGATTAGATATAGGTAAAAATCTGCTGCAGACTTTCATTAGCTATCTGGTTTCTGAGGGAGCTCACACACTCTATGTTTTTACTGATTCTACATACAATTCTACATTCTATGAGGAAAATGGATTCATAAAGATTGGTGAAAAAACAAAGGATCTGCAACCTTTAATTGATGCATCCCTGAGTATGTGTATCTACAGCTATGAGTTTTAA
- a CDS encoding GTP-dependent dephospho-CoA kinase family protein, with protein sequence MESSPSRCAELQCPAKGWALPEYMRNELSTGFGELVKLEDLKIQLEGCVKLLSVGDFVSYTLLDNGFKPDLIIYDLKTERRPFSPLSSKLSLLCGEEVVVKNPAGYITPELVTEISSALGRDAPTKIRVDGEEDLAALVCAAAAPTGSCLMYGVPGVGMALLKVDAASSDRAKSLLYSMEELN encoded by the coding sequence ATGGAAAGTTCGCCCTCAAGGTGCGCTGAGTTACAGTGCCCTGCTAAGGGATGGGCTCTTCCAGAATATATGAGAAACGAACTAAGTACAGGTTTTGGCGAATTGGTAAAATTAGAAGATTTGAAGATTCAATTAGAAGGTTGTGTGAAGTTGTTGTCTGTCGGTGATTTTGTATCATATACTCTGTTAGACAACGGTTTCAAACCAGATTTGATCATCTACGACCTCAAGACTGAGCGGAGACCCTTCTCTCCCCTCTCCTCTAAGCTCAGTCTATTGTGCGGCGAGGAAGTAGTTGTTAAAAACCCTGCAGGGTACATAACTCCAGAGCTTGTAACTGAAATCAGTTCAGCTCTTGGCAGAGATGCCCCTACAAAAATCAGAGTCGATGGTGAAGAAGACCTTGCTGCATTGGTCTGTGCAGCTGCGGCTCCTACGGGCTCATGCCTGATGTATGGTGTACCAGGTGTTGGTATGGCATTACTGAAGGTAGATGCAGCCTCTTCAGACCGAGCAAAATCTTTACTATATTCCATGGAGGAATTAAATTGA
- a CDS encoding 30S ribosomal protein S27ae, whose amino-acid sequence MADKKKSAAPKKEASAKKNYYSVNGDKLERVKRNCPKCGPGVFLAEHKDRVSCGKCGYTEFKNKN is encoded by the coding sequence ATGGCCGATAAGAAAAAATCCGCAGCACCTAAAAAAGAAGCTTCAGCAAAGAAAAACTATTACTCTGTCAACGGAGACAAATTGGAACGTGTAAAACGTAACTGTCCCAAATGCGGACCAGGTGTATTCCTTGCTGAACACAAAGATCGTGTGTCCTGCGGTAAATGTGGATATACAGAATTCAAAAACAAAAACTGA
- the spt4 gene encoding transcription elongation factor subunit Spt4, which produces MKVQRACKHCSYMTEEDNCPLCGNATSKEWQGYVVILDHTNSMIAERMGINVNGKFALKVR; this is translated from the coding sequence ATGAAGGTTCAGCGTGCATGTAAACACTGCAGTTATATGACTGAAGAAGATAACTGCCCTTTGTGTGGCAATGCCACTTCCAAGGAATGGCAGGGATATGTGGTAATTCTAGACCACACCAATTCAATGATCGCAGAACGGATGGGAATAAATGTCAATGGAAAGTTCGCCCTCAAGGTGCGCTGA
- a CDS encoding DNA-directed RNA polymerase — protein MYLLTTKEKVVRIPPEMLGEDLDEVVNRSTRATFEGSMESGNSYTILITNVEQVGPGRIVHGDGAVYQNVKYDALMFRPLLQEVIEGTVVEVLKFGAFVRFGPLDGLLHVSQIMDDRIDIDQDNGRLIGKDTKRDLKVGDSVRARIVALSINERNPRESKIGLTMRQPGLGKIEWLEEDHNTPDATGDEE, from the coding sequence ATGTATTTGCTGACTACGAAGGAAAAGGTAGTACGGATTCCCCCAGAAATGTTGGGAGAAGACCTCGACGAGGTCGTTAATCGGAGTACCCGCGCAACATTTGAGGGAAGTATGGAAAGTGGTAACTCGTACACCATACTGATTACCAACGTGGAGCAAGTGGGTCCAGGACGTATAGTCCACGGAGATGGAGCAGTTTACCAGAATGTCAAATATGATGCTCTTATGTTTCGTCCACTTCTTCAAGAGGTTATCGAAGGTACAGTTGTAGAAGTTTTAAAGTTCGGTGCATTTGTAAGATTTGGCCCTCTAGACGGCTTACTGCATGTCAGTCAGATAATGGACGATCGTATCGACATAGATCAAGACAATGGTAGACTCATCGGTAAGGATACCAAACGTGATCTTAAAGTCGGAGACAGTGTGCGTGCAAGAATCGTAGCACTCAGCATAAATGAAAGGAATCCGCGCGAATCAAAAATCGGTCTCACAATGAGGCAGCCTGGACTCGGAAAGATCGAATGGTTGGAAGAAGACCATAACACTCCAGATGCAACAGGTGATGAAGAATGA
- a CDS encoding 30S ribosomal protein S24e produces MKLEIIDKTENKLMHRVEVKFKAIHVGESTPNRDAIKEALASNFSAPKDNIIVTRMNSEYGKCSTDGYAKIYDSADIAKTHERNYLLVRNGLAEKKVRASKKRKK; encoded by the coding sequence TTGAAGTTAGAGATAATCGATAAAACTGAAAATAAGCTCATGCATCGTGTTGAAGTAAAATTCAAGGCGATACATGTTGGAGAATCAACACCTAACCGCGATGCTATCAAGGAGGCATTAGCCAGTAACTTTTCAGCACCAAAAGACAACATAATTGTTACTCGCATGAATTCTGAGTATGGAAAGTGCTCTACAGATGGCTACGCCAAAATCTACGATTCAGCAGACATCGCAAAAACTCACGAGAGAAACTATCTTCTCGTAAGAAACGGCCTTGCTGAGAAGAAAGTCAGAGCATCAAAGAAGAGGAAAAAGTGA
- a CDS encoding pyrroline-5-carboxylate reductase family protein, protein MIGFIGYGNMGGALVRAFLSHGIPADEIVISTRSPEKLKSLLDEYSVSVGSMNEVQSADILFLCVRSSDALDVLKQLTSFKGHLVSINGGISLNDLSSIYSGPVTKAMPPLTAEVGRGIVLLCHNQICSTSKIIEELFSKVCSVEILPEDKFPDAENITGCAPAFFARFAEMLAESSNFSSEESLKMAKETLIATALLLDEGKLSLNDLIEKVATKGGITEKGLQVMDDELPSTVKKMYEHMH, encoded by the coding sequence ATGATCGGTTTCATCGGCTATGGGAACATGGGAGGAGCTCTTGTACGGGCATTTCTTTCTCATGGGATCCCGGCTGATGAAATTGTAATCTCCACACGATCTCCTGAAAAACTCAAATCTCTTTTGGATGAGTACAGCGTCTCAGTAGGCAGCATGAATGAAGTGCAGTCTGCAGATATCCTTTTTCTTTGTGTAAGAAGCAGTGATGCACTGGATGTTTTGAAACAATTAACTTCGTTCAAGGGTCATTTAGTTTCAATCAATGGAGGAATCTCATTAAATGATCTCTCATCAATATACTCTGGTCCTGTAACCAAAGCCATGCCTCCTTTGACTGCAGAGGTCGGCAGAGGAATTGTACTTCTGTGCCACAATCAGATCTGCTCTACATCTAAAATAATTGAGGAACTGTTTTCTAAAGTATGTAGTGTAGAGATCCTGCCGGAAGATAAATTTCCTGATGCAGAGAATATAACTGGTTGTGCCCCTGCATTTTTTGCCAGATTCGCAGAAATGCTTGCAGAGTCTTCAAATTTTTCATCCGAAGAATCTTTAAAAATGGCAAAAGAGACACTTATTGCTACAGCTTTATTACTGGATGAAGGTAAACTTTCACTTAATGACCTGATTGAAAAAGTTGCTACCAAAGGGGGAATAACAGAAAAAGGTCTTCAGGTCATGGACGATGAGCTCCCTTCAACCGTCAAGAAGATGTATGAACACATGCATTGA